CGGCTTTCCAGAGCTGGTCCTCTGGTGTGGGCTCAGCGTGTGATGTCTCCTGTTCGGAGCACCTCACGAGCGGTGAGGACCTCAAGGACGCCGGGCGCTTCGAAGAGGCGGCCATAGGAGCGACCAGTTCTCTCGCGGAGTATGCCGAGTCTCACCAGACGTGCCACGGCTTTGTTCACTGTCTGGAACGTGCTGTTGAGGCGGGTCGCCGTCCGGGACACATCGATGTACGGGTAGGCGATCAAGGACTCGGCCAGGTCCCGGATCAGCCCGGATGCGCCAACGTCCCGGAGCCTGTGGGCATAGGCCTCCTGCACCCGAAGCAGGCGGTCGACTCGAACCGCGGTGTCGAGGGCTGAGAACTCGATGCCCTCGGCAAAAAATCGCACCCATCCGTCCCAGTCACCGCTGGCGCTGACCTCGAAGAGGCGGTCCTGGTAGTTCCGGCGACGCTGCTCGAACCATGGAGAGATGCTCAACAGCGGGTCCTCGAGCGCACCGTCCTGGATGAGCTGTAAGACGACGAGCAGGCGGCCGATGCGGCCGTTGCCGTCATTGAAGGGGTGCAGGGCCTCGAACTGATAGTGGGCCATGGCCGCGGAGACCACCGGGTCACGGCGTTCGGTGCGGGAGTTGTTGGTCCAGTCAAGTAGGTCGCGGAGGGACCGTTGCAGCTCCTCTCCAGGCGGAGGCGGGACATAGCGTGCGCTTTCCAAGCTCGATGAGGTGGTCTCACCGATGGCCACTTGGATGGTGCGGATGTGTCCGGCTTGTTCGGTGTCAGCGTGCGTGCCGCGGGCGAGCCGGCCCTGCATGTCTTCCACCATGGCGACCCCCAAGGGACGTCCATCTGCGACCTCGGCAAAGCCGTACTCGGCGGTCTGTACGTAGTTGAGGACTTCTGCAAGCTCAACCGAGAGGGGAATCTCATCAGCTGCATCGGCTGCAAGCACGTCCTCCAGAGGTGCGAAGGTCCCTTCGAGTGCTGAGGTGCTCTGGGCCTCACGTCGAAGCGTTGGGCGCCGGAGCAGCCCCGGTTGAGGCACCTGCCGTCCGGCTTGCAGGAGGCGCCCAAGCGCGTGGCCGGCACGGCTCACGGCCCGCCATGTCTGGACAGATAGCGCCGGCTCGTCGTCCAGCGGATCGGGGATGAAGGCGAAGTGGTCGTACTCGCGACCGGTCCGTCCGTCGGTCCCGCGGATCCTCTCCAAGTGACCGACTGGTGACGCGGCGAAGCGCTCGACCTGCACGGATGCCTCCCGTCACTTGTCACGCCGACGTGCATGCGTGTGACAGGTTTTCACGTTGAGCTGGGTTGTGCGTGAATTCCAGCGGTGTTACTTCACGTCGACCAACACTGGGACCCGGTCGCTGACCAAGACTGGTCCGTCCGAGGCGGAGCACCCCCAGGCGCTACGCCGTACCAGGGGTCCCGGGACACCCGGCTCTCGAGTGCGAGCACGTCAGCGACGGCCACGTCCATCCATGAGCCATCGGGCCCCACAGATCCGGCTGCTGACCGGGCATGTGGCGCGACCCCCTGCGGGTCGGCAACTCCCGGCGGTACTGGTTCCACCGGTCGGCAGTCGCCGCCGGTCTACCGGCCTGGTATCGCACGAGCTCCGTCACACCGCGGCGTCGCCGCCGTCCCCTTCGGCGCGTCGGTGAAGGGGGTGCAGTCGATGCTGGGCCACGCCTCGGCGCAGATGACGCTGGACCGGTACGGCCACCTGTTCCCCGACGAGCTCGACGCGGTCGCAGACCGCTTGGACGCCGCTCGTGCTGACCAGGTGCTGACCGAGCCCCGACCTGACGCCCCTGTGGCCCGCATCCGGCGCGCGGACCAGCCGCTGACCAGCACTTCTGCGGTGCCCCCGGCAGGATTCGAACCTGCGACGCACGGTTTAGGAAACCGATGCTCTATCCCCTGAGCTACGGGGGCTCGCCGGCGCGGGGCCGGCCGGGGCGTACCGGTCGAGGTTAGCGGGCCGTCGCCGTCCGCTCCGGAGGCCGGTGCCGGGCCCGGCCGGCCGCCAGGTCCGCTGCCGTCGCGACGCCCGGCGCCTCGTCCCGGTGCGCGGGTCCGGGCGTCGGCCGGTTGGCCGCACGGACCGTCTCCCGCACGAGCCGGGTGATCGTCCGTGGCCGGTCGGACTGCGGGGCGTGCCCGGCCCAGGCCAGCGGCACGAACCGGGACCGCGGCACCAGCGGCCGGTAGCGCGCCGTCTGGCCCGAGGCGACCCAGTCGGCCACCCCCTGGACCAGGGTGACCGGGCAGTCGATGCGGCGCAGGCCCCTCGGCACGTCCAGCAGCAACCCCCACAGCAGGGTGCGCCAGAAGGCGCGGGAGTCGGCGAAGCCCTCACGGGCCCCGGCGGCCTCCTCGGCCGACGTGCTCCACGGGCGCGCCTTGAGCGGCGCCAGCAGCGCGGTGCGCCCGGCCGGGGAGCGGGACAGCCGGGTCACCAGTGGCCTCCCGGCGCGCAGGGCGACCCGCGCCAGCGCCATCCCCCCGCCCTGCACCACCCGCTCCCGCGGCAGGTTCAGCCCCGACGGCGCGATCGCGACCACCGACCGCGCCCGCCTGCGCACGGCCAACTCCAGTGCCACCCGGGCGCCGAGGGAGTCGCCGAGCACGTGCACCCGGCCGGCGCCCTGCGCGTCGAGGGTCCGCTCGACCGCGTCGGTGATGGCGGCCACCGTGGGCCGGCCGTCCAGGGCCGGTGAGCCGCCGACGCCGGGCAGGTCGACGTCCAGCACGTCGAAGGTCCCCGCGAGGTCCTCGACGACGGCGGCGAAGTCACGGCGGGAACTGCCCATGCCGTGGAGCAGCAGCAGGGGCTCCCCGATGCCGGTCCGGGTGAGGGAGAGCGGTGCGGTCACCCCTGTGCGGTACCCGGGGTCCCTCCCGGGTGTGGCATGAGTCCGGTCACGGCGGGCCCGCGGTCAGCGATCCGCACCCGCCGGGGAGCCGACGCGGGACAGCCCCATCGACAGGCCGATGGCGACCACGATGCCGATGACCGGCGGGATGCCGGTGCCGAGCTCGGCGCTGAGCCACGCGAGGGACGCGGCCACCGCGTAGGCCAGCAGGTTGGGCCAGCGCACCAGCGGCGGCACGGTGCCGGCCGGCACGCCGCGGCGCCGCCAGCGGGCGAGGAAGTCGCCGATGATCACGCCTCCGAGCGGCGGGATGAACGTCCCGAGCAGTCCCAGGTACTCGACGAGGTGGTTCTGCACCCCGGTCAGGGCGAGCGCGGTGCCGATCACCGCACCGCCGACCACGAAGGGGCCCTTGCTCGGCCGGTCGAACAGCTCGGCCCCGGCCACGCCGAAGGCGTAGGCGGTGTCGGCGTTGCTCTTCCACAGGTTCCCGAACAGCAGCACCAGACCCCAGCCGACCAGCCCGAGCTGGTACAGGACGAGCACGAAGTCGCCCTCGCCGAAGGTCAGCGCCCCGATCGCGCCGAAGAACACCATGAGCCCGTTGCCGACGAGGAAGCCGACGACGCAGGCCCACACCGCGTGCGAGCCGCGCCGGGCGAACCGGGTCCAGTTGGGGGCCTGGGTGCCGGCGGACACGAACGTGCCGACGACGGTGGTGATCGCCACGGCGACGGCCATCGACCCGGTCGGCTGCACCCCGGTCAGCCCCTGCAGGCCGCCGACCTCCTGCAGCGACCGGCCGACCACCCAGAACGCCAGCACGAGGATGAGCGGGGTGGAGACCAGCGACACCCAGTACATGCCGCGGTAGCCCCAGTAGGCGGTGAGGCACATCAGCGCGCTGGTGCCGACCATGACCGCGGCGCGGGCACCGTAGGACCGCCAGTCCAGCGCCTGCGCGGTCAGGTCGCCGATGGTGCCGACGACGACGCCGTACCAGCCGATCTGCGTGCCGCCCAGCAGGATCGAGGCGAGCTTCGCCCCGCGGGTGCCCAGCGTGTAGCGGGCCATGACCACGGTGGTGAGGCCCGTGCGCGCGCCGATCCAGCCCATCACGGCCACGTAGCCGCCGAGGACCAGCGACCCGGCGAGGATGACGAGCACGAGGTCGTCGAAGGCGAACGCCGGCCCCAGCGTGGCACCGGCCAGCATGGTCGGGGTGAACACGGTGAAGCCGAGGAGCACGACCGCGATCGAGAAGAACGACTTCCGCGCGTGCGCCGGGACCGGCGTGACCGGGTAGTCGGGGTCGACGACGTCGGCCGGGGACGCCGCGGTCCGGGCGGCGGTCACGCCTGCTCGCCGATGTCCTCGGCCCACAGCTCGGGGCGTTCGGTGAGCATCCGCGCCATGAGCGCCCGGCAGTCCGGGTCGTCGAGGACGTCGACCTGCACGCCGTGCGACCGCAGCAGCTCCTCCGAGACCTGGAAGCTGCGGTTCTCCCCGACGACGACGCGCGGGATCTCGTAGAGCAGCGCCGTCCCCGCGCACATGAAGCAGGGCGAGAGGGTCGTGTAGAGGGTGCTGCGGCGGTAGACCCCCGCGGACAGCCGACCCGCCCGCTCGATGCAGTCGGTCTCCCCGTGCCGGATGGCGCTGCCCATCTGCACGCGGCGGTTGCGGCCCACGGCCAGCACCCGGTCGCCGTCCACCAGGACCGCCCCGATCGGGACGCCCCCCTCCTCCCAGCCGGTGCGGGCCTGGTCGACGGCCAGGCCGAGGAGGAAGCGGTCGCGCTCCTCCGCGGTCAGGTCGGGCGGGACGGTCGGCGGGGC
This window of the Geodermatophilus sp. DSM 44513 genome carries:
- a CDS encoding Fic/DOC family N-terminal domain-containing protein; protein product: MQVERFAASPVGHLERIRGTDGRTGREYDHFAFIPDPLDDEPALSVQTWRAVSRAGHALGRLLQAGRQVPQPGLLRRPTLRREAQSTSALEGTFAPLEDVLAADAADEIPLSVELAEVLNYVQTAEYGFAEVADGRPLGVAMVEDMQGRLARGTHADTEQAGHIRTIQVAIGETTSSSLESARYVPPPPGEELQRSLRDLLDWTNNSRTERRDPVVSAAMAHYQFEALHPFNDGNGRIGRLLVVLQLIQDGALEDPLLSISPWFEQRRRNYQDRLFEVSASGDWDGWVRFFAEGIEFSALDTAVRVDRLLRVQEAYAHRLRDVGASGLIRDLAESLIAYPYIDVSRTATRLNSTFQTVNKAVARLVRLGILRERTGRSYGRLFEAPGVLEVLTAREVLRTGDITR
- a CDS encoding alpha/beta fold hydrolase, with the protein product MTAPLSLTRTGIGEPLLLLHGMGSSRRDFAAVVEDLAGTFDVLDVDLPGVGGSPALDGRPTVAAITDAVERTLDAQGAGRVHVLGDSLGARVALELAVRRRARSVVAIAPSGLNLPRERVVQGGGMALARVALRAGRPLVTRLSRSPAGRTALLAPLKARPWSTSAEEAAGAREGFADSRAFWRTLLWGLLLDVPRGLRRIDCPVTLVQGVADWVASGQTARYRPLVPRSRFVPLAWAGHAPQSDRPRTITRLVRETVRAANRPTPGPAHRDEAPGVATAADLAAGRARHRPPERTATAR
- the codB gene encoding cytosine permease, whose amino-acid sequence is MTAARTAASPADVVDPDYPVTPVPAHARKSFFSIAVVLLGFTVFTPTMLAGATLGPAFAFDDLVLVILAGSLVLGGYVAVMGWIGARTGLTTVVMARYTLGTRGAKLASILLGGTQIGWYGVVVGTIGDLTAQALDWRSYGARAAVMVGTSALMCLTAYWGYRGMYWVSLVSTPLILVLAFWVVGRSLQEVGGLQGLTGVQPTGSMAVAVAITTVVGTFVSAGTQAPNWTRFARRGSHAVWACVVGFLVGNGLMVFFGAIGALTFGEGDFVLVLYQLGLVGWGLVLLFGNLWKSNADTAYAFGVAGAELFDRPSKGPFVVGGAVIGTALALTGVQNHLVEYLGLLGTFIPPLGGVIIGDFLARWRRRGVPAGTVPPLVRWPNLLAYAVAASLAWLSAELGTGIPPVIGIVVAIGLSMGLSRVGSPAGADR
- a CDS encoding nucleoside deaminase; translation: MTTPAPPTVPPDLTAEERDRFLLGLAVDQARTGWEEGGVPIGAVLVDGDRVLAVGRNRRVQMGSAIRHGETDCIERAGRLSAGVYRRSTLYTTLSPCFMCAGTALLYEIPRVVVGENRSFQVSEELLRSHGVQVDVLDDPDCRALMARMLTERPELWAEDIGEQA